The genomic region tttacCCCCACCTAGAATGTGTGCTCCAAGAAGGAAGGAATTTGGGGGCATTGATGTACACACAATTCCTTGATtgatgcctggcacacagtagctgtccaatatttacaatatttactgaaagaattaatgaacagTTAGTGGGTTTTATGCCTGGGGATAGTCCCTGGGCTTGGCGTGCATAACCGCGTGTCTTTATCTCAGCATCCTTTGAGGGGAGGACCTGTCACTGTCCCCCCTTTTTCCCCTCAGAGGAGAAAAACTGAAGCTTCTTGAAGTTACATACATACacccccactcacccacccaaTAATAGAATCCAGAAGCTTAGCTGGCCACCACCCAACAAACATCTGTGTTCTCCCTTCTGGCCAAGAAGAGTTGAATTAAGGTCAGGGTCAGCTCCAGTCTCCAGAAACCTGCAGGGAAGTTGAGGGGGGAAGCTGAGCTGGCCTGGAGGGGCCAGAGCTGAGGGGGCTTTCTCAGGAACTCTCGGAAGGGGGCCAGAACCTGGCTGGGTtcagtctgctcctctctggaAGAAACCAGGCCCCAGACCTATAAGAAATGGGGGTGAGCTCCAAAATGAAGCCCCCAGCACCAGTCTggagatgttgctgcagctgtcTAGCTAGAGAGACCAGGactgcacatgcatgtgcacacacacacacacacacactctccccacccctcttcaCTCCTTCTACCCCACTCAACCCCCTTCTACCCCTCACCTCTGATTCcacttcccccatccccccttcATGCTTACCCTTAAACAGGCCCAGACCAGAAAGGGCCCAGCCCTGTGACTGGTCTCTGGGTCCCAGTACCAGGAACTGAGAGgaaggagatgggaaggaaggaaaagagtagGCGGGACCGGGAGGGGCGACATTTATATCTATGCCCAGGGCTGGGCATCTGCTTACCATGGACGCTGTCGGGTACAGCAAGTGGGACAGCAGGCTCGAGGAAGTCCCTGGAGGTATGGGCAATGGGACTGCTTCACGGGCTTGGGTCTTTCTGGTCAGTGGTTTGGGGTttgatgggggaagggaggtgaacAGCCAAAAGGCAGTCCAAGTATTGGGTGCAGAAGAGACACCACAGGCGCCAGAGTGAGCTGgatccagattcttttttttttttaaagattttatttatttgtcaagagagagagggagagagagcagacagaatggcaggcagaggcagagggagaagcaggcttcctgctgagcaaggagcccgatgtgggactcgatcccaagacgctgggatcatgacccgagccgaaggcagctgcttaaccaactgagccacccaggcgtccctggatccAGATTCTAATTCTAACTCTGCCACTTGGAGCTCGTGTGACcatgagcaaattacttaacctctctgaacctcagttcttTGGGAGGAGCCCAAGCGCCCAGGGCTCCATCCTCGGGGCCCAGAGACCCAGGGCGGTCCTAGAGCAGGAAGGACCCAGGAGTTCATCTGTGTTATCCCAGGGTACTGGGGAAGCTGGGGACGGCGACTCCTCTTCCTGGGCCTGCTTCTGGTGGTAGCCACAGTTCTGTGGGCCCTCATTCTGAGCGTCCTAGTTTCTAAAGGTGAGTGACCACATAATGAGGGGAGGTTGTGTCAAGCCACCCTGGGGACATAGaccttccctctgtctctggacGCAACAGCTGGGTCCCAGACCCCAGCCTGGGTCTGAGTGTGAACGCGTGTGAACAGTCTGTGTACATCTTTGGGCTGTGCGCACCCACATGTGTATGTCAGTGCGTGCacgtatgtgtgtgcatgtcccCATGTGTTTGTGTCCCCTGGGTGTGTGCACATCACGTGAATGTATGCCTACCCGCCCCTTCTATGCGTCCCAAGACGGGGCCCCTGCACCCCTTGGGCGAGGGGGAGAATGTCGGAGTCCCTGGTCGCACCTGCAGGAGCCTCTTCTCCACAGCCTCCACCGAGCGAGGGACGCTGCTTGGCCACCAGGACCTGCTGAGGACAAACGGTGCGTGCGGAACGGTACTAgtagccaccccccaccccccgcccacgtGGTGTGCGGGGCCGGAGTGTTTAGGATCCTGGAGACAGGGTAGCGGGTGGTCCGCGGTCCCGGGGCCTGGTTCCCGAGCGGGGAAGGGTGTCCTGTGAGTCCCCGCAGGTGACCGGGAGTGTTTGTGGGGCGGGAATCCTTCCAGCCTCGGAACAGACCGCGGCGCTGGGCAATTTGAACCAGGAGATCCGGGCCTGCAACAGCTGCTGTGAGACTCgcgtgctgggggcggggcttgggCCGGGATTGGAGGAGGCGAGCGGGGGCGGGGTTTGGGGGCGGGGTCGGGGGCTGGTGGGTGGCCGACGGGCGGGTTACTGACGTCTCGCGCGGGTCCTTCTCGCCCTTCCCCGCTCCTTCCCAGGCTTGGGGACACAGGCGCTGCTGCAGAGGACACGCACCGAGCTTGGGGAGGCGCAGGCGAAGCTGATCCAGCAAGAGAGTGCCCTGAAAGAACTGAGCGATCGCGGTGAGAGGGGGACATCGCCTGGACCCCTGATCCGTGATCCCGGCTGTCATTCCCATACTGACACCTATCCTGGTTAGGGTTACGGCGACCCTATCCTGTGATCCTGACCTCTGACAGCTGGACTCTGATCTTGAATACAACTCCTGACCCCAACCGCAACTTGCCCTGGACCAGCTAGAACAGTCGTTGACCGCGATGTCATTCTTGACCATGATCCTAACCATGGATGTGGATGCTGACCTTTAATCATGACCCTACTCCTGACCCTGACCTGACTTATAAGGTGAACTCCCTTGACTTTGCAGTGACCCAGAGCTTGGCTGAAGCGGGCAGGGACCGCGAGGACATCCGCAGTGAGCTATTCAGGGCTCTGGAGGCCGCCCGGCTGGGGAACAGTGAGCAAgatagaggggagagagggagggacaagtGGACCTACCTGTGGGCCTCGGGGTTCCTTGATCCGCACTATCCTGCACCTTGACCTTGgcctgttctctgtgcctccgcCTCGAGACCTCAGGGGTCCacttcccgccccctccccaccccgggttTCTTCCGTCGGCTCGGCCAGGAGCAGTTCACGTCTTTGACTCTCGCCACCCCACAGGCTCCTGCGAAGAGTGCCCCGCGTCCTGGCTGCCCTTCCAGGGCTCCTGCTACCTTTTCTCCGTCCAGCGGGCCACATGGGAGGAGTCGCAGCGTAActgcgcgggcgcgggcgcgcaCTTGGTGATTGTCGGGGACCTGGAGGAGCAGGTGCGCAGCCCCCAGCGGTCGCAGGCGGGAGGCGGGATTCACctgagggaggtggggtggggggagtggcgAGGCCACTCAGCCGGCTGGGTCTCCCTTCCCGAGCAGGGCTTCCTGAGTCGGAACACGCGAGGCCGCGGTTATTGGCTGGGCCTGAGGGCGGTGCGCCGCGGGCGCACGATCCAGGGCTACCAGTGGGTGGACGGAGTCCCGCTCAGCTTCAGGTGAGGGCAGGGACTTGGGGAAAGGGACAGGTCAGCTCCTGCGGGAAGTGCGTTGGCCAGATCTCAGGGACTCGGTAGGGATGGGCGGCCCGAACCCCAGGACCTGGCTGAGGGTTCAATCCCGGGAGTTAGAAAGTGATGTCGCAGGTGCATGCTCACATTAAACCCTCAGGGTGTCTAGGTTAGACCCAAGCAATAAACAGGGTAGATCCTCAGGGCTGCACGCCAGGCCCATCCTGAGCGCCAGAAACACCCCCAACAAACCCCTGCAGCCACTGGAACATGGGGGAGCCCAATGACTCTATGGGGCGTGAGGACTGCGCTATGATGCTGCGCACGGGGATGTGGAACGACGCGCCGTGCGAAAACGAGAGGGACAACTGGGTCTGTGAGAAGAGACGCCGCTGCTGACCAGTGTCTGCGGccgcacccacccccaccccaccccagggagaTCGCCCTAGCTGGTCACCCTCCTGGTGCCGGCCACTGCCAttgattccccctccccccgccccccgccccgcgccctgCCCTCCCCTAACCAGGTCCACTGTCCACTGCTGTGAACCGCCCCACCCACCTACCCCAGGCAGGTAAAGGCACTGGGACCTCCACTCCAACCTCACTGCAAGCCCACACTCAGACATAACCCAGCCTCCAACCCCACTCAAATCCCGGCTCCTGAGCCAGTCCACGGACCCCATGCCCCACACCCCCCATCAAAGTAGGGCAACTCAGGGATGGAGCTGTTTGGTTTTCTTGCattacccacccctcccccactgggaGGCATCACAGATAGGGGTTTTGTGAGCTGTCTTCGAAGTCCTAGGAAGCATCAATAAATCCTTGAGAAATGAATCTGGGTTCGTGGCTTTGGTGAGCTGTTCCAAGTTTTATCCCAGAGACCCCAGTATCAGCCCTGTGAGTGACCCCGACCTCTCTAAGTGACCTCCTGGCCCTATGATGCTCCAAAGCTCAGTGCGTAACCTGTACTTGCCCAGGACAGCTGTCAGGCTCTAGGGACAGAGGAATGACTCTGACCCAGTGCTCCTCCTTCTGATCTAGCTGGGCACAGGAACAAGGTGATCAGTGACTCGAAGGAAGAATACACGAATGCCACGTGGTGCATTTGGAGAAGCCACACCTCTAGGGAAGGAACCTTGCTGGAATTCTGCAGGGGTGGCCCCTCCTTGAGGACACTGTCACCCCACGGTGGAGACCTGACAGTCTGAGacaaggccctgaggcaggtggGAAAGGGGCTGTCTGCATCCAAAGAGCAGGTCTCTGTCCTAAGACAGGTTCTGTGACCACTGGATGGACTGATCCATACATCCCAGAGAAGATGGACTTTTTGAGAAACCATGGGATTTGCAAGCAGAGGGTGTTGGGGTGTGTGAAGTGTAGCTAAACCCATTTGGGGGGGTGCAGGGTACCCTGAGTCTGGCTTTATCAGCTGGGGACTTTTGATCTGAATTCACCCTGCACTCCCAAAGTTTCCTGCTCCCATCCTGGAGATCTGGGGCTCTCCCAGAATTTCCAGCGGAGACAGGTCCAACTGAGGGGAAGGACAGGCTAGCAACCTTAAGTTCTGGGCAGCCTTTGAGAGCCCCCAGGCTGCCCAGCCATGAGAGCAGCAActgagcaggcagaagagggaacAGCACCCAGACTCCCTAACGAAGGGAAACCTTCCAGTGAACCCCAGTCCTCTGGGTGCTCTATGACTGCTGCCCAAAGCGAGGCACTAACCAGGACCAGGAGCCACCTGAGTCCTGGACAGATAGCATACCTACTAGACTGTTGGCCAGACTGATGGATTTCCAGACAGTCGGCTTGGAAGGGGTATATGAGTTTCTGGGAGCCTCTGTAACAAATGACCGCCAGCTTGGTGGCTTAAAGACAACACACATTCGCTGACAGTTCTGCaaatcagaagtccaaaattagATTTACTGGGCCAAAATCAGGGTGTCACCAGGGCCAGCCTCCCTCTGGAAACTCCAGGGTGGGaactgtttccttgtcttttctagcttctagagctTCATTCCTCACATTCcctggctcatggccccttcctccatcttcaaaatcAGTAGGGCAGTATCTTGCTTCCCTGATCATATTGCCTTCTTCTGCatcaaatctccctctgcctcccttcctatAAGGATGCTTGTGATTGCAGTTAAGACCGACCCAGGTCTTAATCCAGGATGGTCCCTTTAATACCAAGGCAACTGTGGCACTTTTAACACCCTGAGTTAGTGCAGACCCACCCACAGATTAAAGGCACAGTTCCTAACAAGAGTGTCTGTCCTCACTGCAGACACAGGCTGTGAGTTTGGGGGCGCTATCGGTCACCCACACTTTGGACCAAATGATTCTGACCAACTGATACAAATTCAGAGGCTCTCACAATTCCTTTGGTTCTGTAATTCACTAGAataactcacagaactcaggaaagctcTAGAAAGGACACAAATCCACAGTAGCCAAATGAAGACATCCATATGGTGAACAGGGTCATGTCTGTACCAACCACAAAGCTCCTCTGAGCATTGGTGTCCAGAGTTTTCCTTGAGATTTCATTTTGCAGGCGTGGCTGACTGAATCAGGGGCCACACGATTGCCTCCATCTCtagctcccctccccttccatgGAGGTCAGGTGGTTGAAGGTCCCATCCCTTCCTGGTTGGTCTTTCTGGCATGACCAACCCCCACCCTGAGCCATCTCCTCAGCATAACCCAGGTGTGGTCCAAGGAGCCCCCAGGATTGACGAAGACACTCCGATCACTCAGAAAATCCCAATGGTGTAGATGATGCCTGCCAAGAGCAGGGAACCAAGACCCACCAAACTCTTTAATGTCTACATCTTCCCACCTCTAAATTCCTAGTCACCTCTGCAAAATCTCTGTTGCTATATAAGATAGTGGCCaagttccagggattaggacgtGGATATCTTTAAAGGCCATTATGCAGCCTCACACAAGACATGATCAACTGACAGACATGTGGCTCACAGTGGGGGAGGCAACCAGAACACCAGTCCGGTGCCTGCGTACTCGGTGAGTTGGGTCAATAACGGTCTGGAAGACTCACCAATTCTAGTCTAACTTACCGGCCATCGGGAGACCCGTGGCCAACTGAAGAGCAACAGAGACAGACTGACAGTCCGCAGTCAGCCTTTAAGTCTGGCTGACACCCTCAATGGTGGTCAGCGTAGTGGTAGATGTCCAGCAGCACaggtgagcagagaggcccaggtGTCTCGCCTGGGAATGGAGCTGAGTGAGTCCTGGCTGTGgttggggcagaaggaggagaccTCAAAGTTAAGCAGGAGCTTCCCTGGGATATTTCAAAGATCTGGCTTGGACACTGGGGTCCGGGGCCTGAGAGAGCCCTGGACAGGAGCCTTGAGACTCTGTCCTGCCCCCCACCATCTGCCATGACCCCTCCTGGTCAGCTCACAGGCCCTGCATCCCGGCAGGTGGCCAGGCTCCCACCTGTCAACATTGAGTCAGTACACGAAGACCCTGCATGAGAAGGTCAGAATCAAGTGCTTCTTCTGGCTTCTTGGTCCCAGACccgccctccttccttccctcatccaAGATTCAACCTCCCTGGGAAGAAAGGCATCCCAGGAGCACAACACTCATCCCAGAGACCTTGACCTTCGGTTGACTTCCTTTCCTGGAGAATCGGTCTTGCCAGAAAGAGTGTACTCTAAAGCTGGTACGGGCGGGGGCCTGAATACAGAGGAATCCTGCGATGTTTCCCCGGAGAGTGTGACTGGGCCAGGTCAGCAGTCTTAAAGACAGACCTTCTTTCCTGGAGACCCCAGAAGCTCTGAGAGCCCCCCATAATAGATCTGAAATATACTGTCCTGTTCCTGGGACACAACAGCCGTTGCCAAGAGCACCACAACGGGCCTATAGGAGGCAGAATAACGGTCTCCCAAAGACGTCCGTGTCCTAATCCCCTGTGCCTATGGCTATGTCACCTTACACGGCAACAgggactttgcaaatgtgattaaagTGAGCACCTTGGGGTGAGGAGGTTGTCCAGGTTTATCCAGGTGGGTTCAGCATGATCGCAAgggtctcaaatcaataaataaaatcttaaaaaacaaacaaaacaaccctaaagtaaactatggactctggcaGGTAACGATGCGGGAATGTAGGTTCATCGGTTCTAACAAAGGGGCCCCTCTTGGGGGGAATCTTGATGGAGGGACGGGCTGTGCCTATGTGCCGGCAGGGGGCATATGGGGAATCTCTGTATcttctcagttttgctgtgaagctaaaactgctctttaaaaaaataatgtcctaacctccccatcctcccccctCAAAAGGACAAACAAGCAGTTCTCCCCTAGAGCTCCCAGAACAATGCGGCTGTGCTGACTCCTTGACCTGAGGCCCGAGAGTCGGGTGTCTGAcatctgacttccagaactgtgagataacggagttgtgctgttttaagccactgagttggAGGTCACTTACTGCCACAGCCACCAACGACTAATAGCGAAGCTTCCCTGGAGCTGAGCCCCAACTCGACGTTAACCACCTGCGACCCGACGGCCGCCTGTGATGATCCTGTCCCATGCCTTCCCGCGTCTATAGGCACCTGGACGCCCCCACAGGAGCATCTCAATTCAACAAAAGCCCCTGGAAACCGCAGAATAAACTTTTCACACCCATAACGTGGCAGTCACTGCTTGAGATCGAACCTTAATCTCCCATCAGCTGACAATGCACACGTGTCGCTTACCTTAAACTAGGGTGGCCGAACGTCTCCGTGGGTCTCTGTCTGTCCTGGTTTGCATGGGCTCCAGGTAGAACTCTTTGTTTAAAAGATCATttggggggcgcccgggtggctccatcagctgagtgtctgcctctggctcaggtcatgatcccagggtcccgggatcgagcccctcatcggactccctgctcagcgggaaacctgcctccctctgttcctccccccaccccacccccggggctcatgttctctctctctcttgttcactctctctcaaataaataaataaatcttgggggaaaaaaaagatcatttttaaaggTCAACTTTATTCCGGTGTAATTGATACACAATATACAAGATACATTATACACAATTTAATGAGGCATCATTTACATGCAATATACAATAtgcattatatacaatatatacagtaAAATGTCCCAATTTATCACACTCATCAGGATGATGTGCatcaaaaacagcaacaacaatgtAACAGGTGTTGCCAAGcagtggagaaactggaaccctcgtGTGTTGCTGGCGGGAGCGAGCAATGGCGCAGCCGCTGTGGAAACCAGTACGGCGGGTCCTGAAAAAATTCGGAACAGAATTCCCATGTAAGCCAATGTCCCACCCCAAGTGTCCAAATggcagatgaacagataaattgGGGTCCGCCCATATAATGGACTAtaattcagccttgaaaaggaaggacattctgtgGATGGACCCCGAGGACTTTACGCTCAGTGACATAAACCAGtcccaaaaggacaaatattgtatcaTTTCGCTTACGTGAGGTATCTAGGGTGGTCCAACTCATAGGAGCGAGAAGTAGGGGTGACGGCCAGATCCTCGTGGGACGGAGAAATGGGTACTTGTTGTTTAATGAGGCTACAGTTTCAGTTTTACAGGACTGAAATATCctggagattggttgcacaacCACGTGAGTGTAGCTAACACTACCGAACCGGACACCTAAAAACAGCCAAgatgtaaattttatgttatggaCGTTTTATACCatggttaacattttaaaaatggaatgcaCCCATTTCAGGCTTACGATTCCATGAGTTTTCAGAAACGTATGCGGCTGTGTGATCACCCCTATATTGCGGATGGAGAACATTTCCACCGTCCCCTAAaattccttccccacccctgtcccagcCATGACTACTCTGCTTTCCATCACTATTCGCTAGACTGGCTCTTTCTGGAGGTCATCTGAATTGAATCATACagtgtgttgtctttttttttttttttttttttttttttttagatttttgatttgttcatttgagagagagtgaacaagagagagagagcacgagtgggaggggtgggggagggagaagcagactccccgctgagcagggagtcccacatggggctggatcccaggactctgggatcatgacctgagctgaaggcaggtgctgaacggactgagccacccaggcgccctcacacgGTATGCAGTCtttctgtgcctggcttctttctctaGGCATTTGTCCATGCCGTTGTATGCATCTAGTCTGTTCCTTTTCACTTCTGTCTCGTCTTTAGTTGTGTTGCTAGACCACAATTTGTGTATACATTCACCTGGATACACATCCATTCAGCATAGACAGGCATCTATGCTCTTTCCAGTGTTAATTACTAAGAATTAAGCTGCCACAAATACTCTTCTACAAGtcttttttacaaatttaagttGTCACTTCTTGTGGGGAAATACCTAGTTGTGGTTCAGGGAGTAGGcgaatgtttaattttaaaagaaactgccagTTTCCCAAATTTTGTGTTTCAATACTCAGCAATATCTCCGGGCTCCAGCTGCTTGGGGAGGATATTTTCGATGCAGGAAGGACTTCAGATCTACAGCTAAGTGGAGCTTTTATCTAGAGAAGAGCGGGCGCGGGGGGAAATGGTGCTGGAAGTTGAACCAGATAAAGGAGGAAAGTAGGAAGCTGGTGGGAACCCGTGCTTGATAACACGTGTTCTCATAGGAAGATAAGACTGGGCCCTGGGaaaaaggaggtggggggtggtgtctCTGCTCTTTGGAATTACAGCCCCTGAACCAAGACAAGCAGGAGCTTGGTaagagaagatggagagaaagaatcagatCAAGTCTCCTGTGAGCAAggaacaatttctttctttctttcattattcattcattcatatttctcCATCCACAAACACTTCTCAGCATTGATTATACTCCAGGCATTGGAATGCCAGTGGAGAACAAGAGGCCGGGGTCTCCAGGCACAGAGAAACCTGGAAAAATTTAGGCAGAGTGGAAGCAGCCATTCACAAAATATTATAGACTTTAGAAGCCCATTTTTATGAgattctagaacaggcaaaactacTCGAGGGTGGAAAAAATGTGGGAATGATGATTGCCTGGGAAGAGCCatgagagaactttctggaaggaAGGATATGTTCTGGTGTCTTGATAGAGATTTGGGTTACACGGGTGAATGCATTCGTCAAAGCTCGAAGAGAATACACTTGGGATTTacacattttattctattttactcaaaaggaaaaaaagtaaggaGATTGGCAAACAAATATTGGACCCTAGTTCGTATTTCTGGGCTGCAGTGTTAGAGGGAAATGAGCTGATGTCAGCAACTTACTttgacccagggatcatgacctgagccaaaggcagatgcttaacgactgagtcacccaggcgtccctgcaacttactttgaaatgcatGAACATGTAGGATGGCTtgaggggtggatggatgaattGGTTGTAATACACTGATCCTAGAATCTAAGAATGGGTTTTTCCATGCTTAAACTCAATTTTTCTATATGCTTAAAAATTGTCATAAAGAAATGTTGGGTTTCGGGTTGTGGTTGGTGCCTTTCTGGGGCTCACAGTCTGGGGGGGGGAGAAGGGCAGGTGATGAGGAGAGATAGAAGAGGGTACAGTCACAGGATGAAGTGGGAggtagaacattctggaaaagcacCCCTTCCCCATTCCCTGCTCTTCTAGTCTGAggggaaaggtgggggagggaaatgagGGTCTGAGTTGGAGAGGCCAAGGGGGTTTGTGCTAGGAAGCGGGGGGGGGTGTTGGAGGGACTCCCTCGAGCACCCTCTGACCCTTTCCCAATGGGTGTCCCCATCAACAGCCCCCTGAGTGACCACACAACCACACTTTCTGGGGCTGAGTCAGCAAGTCAGTGGTGACCTTGAAGCCCAGCCAGGTTTCCTGGACAGACCAGCCCCACTCATCACCCCACTTTCCAAGGAAATGGCCTTGTGACAGAATGGCTTATTCTTTCCAaattcccacctccctcccccagatcCCAGGAAACCCCCTGAGATCCCAAGGCGTCTTACCAGGTTGGCTGAGGTGTCTGGGGAGGGCCCCCAAGGTAGGGCAGGACACATTCCCCTCAAGCTCTTGCTAGCCCCTTCCCCATCTGCCTCAACACCACCACCCTCACCCTCTTGTCCTTAGATGCAGACACAGATGGCTCAAGAGGGCTAATTGGGTAGATGCTGACAGAAAGCCCAGAGTCTAAACCCAAAGCCTGTGCTTGCCCCTTCCTCACTGGGTGAGCCCGGATACGTCATTTTGCTTCTTCACACCTTGATTTTTGCATCCATCCAGTGGGACAGTAATAACACCCGCATTTTATGGGTTTCTGGCCAACTGAATAATGGCTCACAAAAGGTGTCCCCGCCagtccctggaacctgtgaatatatgGCCTGGCGTGGTAAAAGGGCTTGCAGATGGGATTCATTACATCAAGAAGCTGGAGATGGAGGTGGCCCTAGATTTTCCAGGGGGGGCCAAGGTCATCATCACAAGAGACCTTAGAAGAGGGAGGCCGGACGAGCAGAGTCTAGAAGGAGATGAGCCCGTTGAGCAGAGCCCGAGGGAGACTAGAAaaaagctggggaaggggctaCAAGCCCAGGAATGTGGACGCCTgcagaagccagaaaaaaatcaaggagacaggggtgcctgggtggctcagtgggttaaagcctctgccttcagctcaggtcatgatctcagggtcctgggatcgagccccatgtcgg from Mustela erminea isolate mMusErm1 chromosome 1, mMusErm1.Pri, whole genome shotgun sequence harbors:
- the CLEC4G gene encoding C-type lectin domain family 4 member G encodes the protein MPRAGHLLTMDAVGYSKWDSRLEEVPGGYWGSWGRRLLFLGLLLVVATVLWALILSVLVSKASTERGTLLGHQDLLRTNASEQTAALGNLNQEIRACNSCCLGTQALLQRTRTELGEAQAKLIQQESALKELSDRVTQSLAEAGRDREDIRSELFRALEAARLGNSSCEECPASWLPFQGSCYLFSVQRATWEESQRNCAGAGAHLVIVGDLEEQGFLSRNTRGRGYWLGLRAVRRGRTIQGYQWVDGVPLSFSHWNMGEPNDSMGREDCAMMLRTGMWNDAPCENERDNWVCEKRRRC